The Manis javanica isolate MJ-LG chromosome 2, MJ_LKY, whole genome shotgun sequence genome contains a region encoding:
- the LOC140847815 gene encoding LOW QUALITY PROTEIN: neuroepithelial cell-transforming gene 1 protein-like (The sequence of the model RefSeq protein was modified relative to this genomic sequence to represent the inferred CDS: deleted 1 base in 1 codon; substituted 2 bases at 2 genomic stop codons) yields the protein MGGVLQRASPRREQRVDCLREAQEEARERQMQRIKVKEPRNKRVSPLTQRISLANLISPVRNGAARCFGHTVQPFTHHGESRFPASAQKSSCSSRVPMPAKRRSSVLWSETLGVNIRESLTAKEIKRQEAIYEMSRGEQDLIEDLKLARKAYHDPMLKLSIISEEELTHIFGDVDAHIPLHEDLLARIGEATKPDGIVEQIGHILVNWLPGLNAYEGYCSNQLAAKALLDRKKQDPGVQDFLQRCFESPFSRKLDLWSFLDNPRCRLVKYPLLLKEILRHTPEDHPDVQLLQEAILIIQGVLSEINLKIGESECQYYIDRLEYLNKRQKDPRIEASKVLLCHGELKNKNGRKFYIFLFQEILVLTRPVTKNERHSYQVYRRPIPVQELVWEDLQDGDVRVGGSFRGAFRSSHKAKNIFRVGFQDPSPGQSHTLQANNVFHKQQWINCIRAAIAPFQQATSPAELQDLPELHEECEENNPSAGNVETHRRASTASSVTQVEFDGDAXACVSPACTTDDMKSVRVHXAQPGFPKPRDKSPLGIERKETSV from the exons GAACCCAGGAATAAAAGAGTTTCACCTTTAACTCAACGTATATCCTTGGCAAATTTAATCTCTCCAGTGAGAAATGGAGCAGCCAGATGCTTTGGTCATACAGTACAG CCATTTACTCATCATGGTGAGAGCAGATTCCCAGCTTCTGCCCAAAAGTCATCATGCAGCTCGAGAGTCCCAATGCCTGCCAAAAGGAGAAGTAGCGTCCTGTGGTCAGAGACGTTAGGCGTCAACATTAGAGAGTCTTTAACTGCCAAAGAAATCAAACGTCAGGAG gCAATATATGAAATGTCCCGAGGTGAACAGGACTTAATTGAAGATCTCAAACTTGCAAGAAAG GCCTACCATGACCCCATGTTAAAGTTGTCTATCATATCAGAAGAGGAACTCACACATATATTTGGTGACGTGGATGCTCACATACCTTTGCATGAAG ATTTGTTGGCAAGAATAGGAGAAGCAACCAAGCCTGATGGGATAGTGGAGCAGATTGGTCACATTCTTGTGAACTGG TTGCCAGGCTTGAATGCCTACGAAGGCTACTGTAGTAACCAGCTGGCAGCCAAAGCTCTTCTTGACCGAAAGAAACAGGATCCAGGAGTCCAGGACTTTCTCCAGCGATGTTTTGAGTCTCCCTTCAGCAGAAAACTAGATCTGTGGAGCTTCCTCGATAATCCCCGATGTCGCCTAGTCAAATAccctttactgttaaaagaaattcttagaCATACTCCAGAGGACCACCCTGATGTTCAGCTTTTGCAGGAAGCT atACTGATAATACAAGGAGTTCTCTCCGAAATCAACTTGAAGATAGGAGAGTCAGAATGTCAGTATTACATCGACAGACTGGAGTATCTGAATAAAAGGCAGAAGGATCCTCGAATTGAAGCAAGCAAAGTATTGCTTTGCCACGGggagctgaagaataaaaatggacGT aaattttacattttcctctttcaaGAAATCCTGGTTTTGACTCGGCCTGTTACA AAAAATGAGCGTCACTCTTACCAAGTTTACCGACGACCAATCCCCGTCCAAGAGCTGGTCTGGGAAGACCTGCAGGATGGAGATGTGAGAGTGGGAGGGTCCTTTCGAGGGGCTTTCAGGAGCTCACATAA agctaAAAATATCTTTAGAGTTGGCTTTCAAGACCCCTCTCCAGGCCAGTCTCACACTCTGCAAGCCAATAATGTGTTCCACAAGCAGCAGTGGATCAACTGTATTCGAGCCGCCATAGCCCCTTTCCAGCAGGCCACCAGCCCAGCCGAGCTGCAGGATTTGCCCGAGCTCCATGAGGAGTGCGAGGAGAACAACCCCTCTGCTGGGAATGTCGAAACCCATAGAAGGGCATCTACAGCATCCAGTGTGACCCAGGTCGAATTTGATGGGGACGCTTGAGCGTGTGTCTCCCCTGCGTGCACCACAGACGACATGAAGAGTGTCAGAGTGCACTGAGCACAGCCTGGCTTCCCAAAGCCAAGGGACAAATCTCCATTGGGTATTGAACGGAAAGAGACTTCAGTATAA